The genomic region ATTAAGATTGCTGTTCCAGAGCAAACGATTACGGTTAGGTTGCCGGATATTATTCCTTTTCCTTGTGCAAGGCATATTCGTCCGGCACATCGCGTATTAGTGCCTGCCCCGGCAACGCCATATCGTGTGCGGTGCTGAATTGTCCCTCTGAGTCCAGCGCGTGTACCGTCTTAACATGAGTATTTTTCAATCCCGGCGACTGAGCGTAATTGTTCATCAGGCTGACAAACGAATCCTGACTTCCGGCGACATAATCCGCCAGAGCAATGCCTGGATAACGGCGCACCGATTCAATTCTGAAACCGGAATACGGTCGCCGGGCTTAAGAAACATCAAAGATGACCCTTGTAACACGGGAGAAACTGGCCTGGCACAAAGAGCGAGGCGACAAGGTAGTGGTTATCTCTGCCAGCTGCGAACATCTGGTTGGCTCGATTGCTGAACAACTTGTTGCTGATGTGGCACTGGCTATTGGCGTAGAGATTGTTGATGAGCGTTACAGCGGTAAAACATTTGGCACCATGACCTACAAAGAAGGCAAGATAACGCGGCTCAACAGCGGGTTATCAGAGACGACAGCGCCACGTTTCGCGCATACCTGGGCATAAGCGACTCAATAAACGAACTGCCCATGCCTGAGCATGCCGATCTCGCACAGGTTATCAATCCCGTAGAAT from Erwinia tracheiphila harbors:
- a CDS encoding haloacid dehalogenase-like hydrolase, whose protein sequence is MTLVTREKLAWHKERGDKVVVISASCEHLVGSIAEQLVADVALAIGVEIVDERYSGKTFGTMTYKEGKITRLNSGLSETTAPRFAHTWA